The following is a genomic window from Nitrospirota bacterium.
TGTCATTGCAGCGCAATCGATCGGTGAGCCGGGAACACAGCTGACTATGCGGACGTTCCACATCGGAGGAACGGCGAGCAAGGTGGTTGAGCAGACCGTGACCGAGTCGAAACATGCCGGTACGATCAAGTTTATGAGCTTCGACGCCAAGAAAAATGCCGACGTTCATAACGCCGGCATTGCGGTTCAGAATAAAGAAGGCGAATGGGTCGTCATGAACCGGAATGCGAAGATCGCCGTTGCCGATGAGAGCGGGCGTGAACGCGAAAAGTATTCGGTCGTCTATGGCGCCAAGATCAAGGTGAAGGATGGCGGTCGCATCGAGTTGGGTCAGAAATTGGTGGAGTGGGACCCTTACTCATTGACCATTTTGACTGAGGTGGGCGGCAGGGTTGCGTATGGAGACATCGTGGAAGGTATCACGATGAAGGAAGAGTTCGACGAAGTGACCGGTCTCTCCCGCAAGGTCATCGTCGAGCATAGTGGCGCGACGTTGCGCCCTCGCGTATCCGTCAAGGATGAGAGCGGGAAGACAGCCAAGGTTGCCGCGGCGGCGAACGTGGCCCGCTATCTGCTCCCGGTCGGCGCGCATATTTTCGTCGAAAAAGGCGCACTCGTGACGCCTGGTGATGTGTTGGCGAAGATTCCTCGTGAGACGACCAAGACGAAGGACATCACGGGAGGTCTGCCTCGCGTCGCTGAGTTGTTCGAGGCCCGGAAGCCGAAGGAGACGGCGGTCATCAGCGAAATCGACGGTGAAATTTCCTACGACGGTTTCGTGAAGGGCATGCGCAAGGTGCTGGTCAATAATAAGATGGGCGACGTGAAGGAATATTTTATTCCTAAGGGTAAACACGTCAACGTGCATGAGGGCGATTGGGTGAGGGCCGGTGAGCCGTTGATGGACGGATCGGCGAACCCGCACGACATCCTCGACGTGCTGGGCCCGAACGAGCTGCAGAAGTATCTCGTCGATGAAGTGCAGGATGTGTATCGCCTGCAAGGCGTGACGATCAACGACAAGCATATCGAGATTATTGTGCGGCAGATGTTGCGCAAGGTTCGAATCGAAGATCCTGGCGATACGGAGTTCCTGCCGGGCAGCCAGGTCAGTAAGATGTTGTTCGATGAGGAGAATGAGCGAGTCGTGGCGCGGGGCGGCCAGCCAGGACTCGGGAAGCCTGTCCTACTTGGTATTACCAAGGCAGCGCTGACTACGGATAGTTTCATTTCTGCGGCTTCATTCCAGGAGACCACCCGTGTCTTGACGGAAGCGGCGATCAATGGACGCGAAGACAAGCTGCTAGGACTGAAGGAGAATGTCATTGTCGGTCGTTTGATCCCGGCAGGAACGGGCTTCGACGAATATCGCGACACATTCGTCATTAGCCCCAAGCCGGAGCCGGTGATTGCGGGTCAGGGAGAGGCAGCGGCGTTGACGCATGAAGGGGTGGGAGCGGGATCGGAAGGGCCTGCGCGCTCATAATCCATGCGGCGTTGAATGTGACTTGACACCGCGGCGGATGATCACTATAATCCGCGGGCTTTACACTTGAAGAGTTGAGCAGAGCAGTCAAACTGTGCTGAAGATGAGAGTGACGAACTAATGCCAACGATTAATCAGTTAGTCAGAAAAGGCCGCAAGCTGGCGCATGCGAAGACGAAGAGCCCTGCGCTCAAGTCCTGCCCGCAGAAGCGCGGTGTCTGCCTCCGTGTTTACACCTCAACTCCGAAAAAACCGAACTCGGCGCTGCGTAAAGTTGCGCGCGTCCGGTTGACCAACGGGATGGAAGTGACGACGTACATCCCCGGCGTCGGCCACAATCTGCAAGAGCACTCCATTGTGCTTGTGCGCGGTGGTCGTGTGAAGGACTTGCCTGGTGTGCGTTATCACATCGTCAGAGGTGCCCTTGACGCTGTCGGTGTGGCGGATCGTAAGCAGAGCCGTTCGAAGTACGGAGCGAAGCGTCCAAAGTAGGGGTAGATAGATTGTCTCAGTTGGTAACGAGAGAGTGAATGACACATGCCAAGAACTAGATTTTTAGATCAGCGCGATCCGCTCCCTGACGTACGATATCGGGATAAGCTCGTCGGGAAATTTTTGAATATCCTGATGTCTGGTGGCAAGAAGAGTACGGCCGAGCGTATTTGCTACGGCGCCTTCGATGTCATTCAGGAGAAGACTGGTAGTGATCCGCTCAAGGTGTTTCGGACGGCGATCGATAATGTCAAGCCGGTTGTCGAAGTGAAGTCGCGTCGGGTGGGTGGCGCTTCGTATCAGGTGCCTGTTGAAATTCGCCCGGCACGCCGGATGTCGCTGGCTCTCAGGTGGCTGGCGGAGTATTCGCGGACTCGCGGCGGCAAGAGCATGCGGGAGAAGCTTGCAGCTGAGCTGCTTGATGCGTCGAATAACACGGGTGCGGCGGTGAAGAAGCGGGAAGATGTGCATCGAATGGCGGAGGCCAATAAGGCGTTCGCGCATTATCGCTGGTAGGATTTTTCTGTGCTGCAGCTGGGCCGTACTGCGATCCGCCTATGCGGGTGCTTGTAGGTTGCAGTATTTCATCGGCCTTGTTTGCGGCATGTGTATTTTTAGGGGATCTTCGTGGCACGTCAATCACCAT
Proteins encoded in this region:
- the rpsL gene encoding 30S ribosomal protein S12, coding for MPTINQLVRKGRKLAHAKTKSPALKSCPQKRGVCLRVYTSTPKKPNSALRKVARVRLTNGMEVTTYIPGVGHNLQEHSIVLVRGGRVKDLPGVRYHIVRGALDAVGVADRKQSRSKYGAKRPK
- the rpsG gene encoding 30S ribosomal protein S7, yielding MPRTRFLDQRDPLPDVRYRDKLVGKFLNILMSGGKKSTAERICYGAFDVIQEKTGSDPLKVFRTAIDNVKPVVEVKSRRVGGASYQVPVEIRPARRMSLALRWLAEYSRTRGGKSMREKLAAELLDASNNTGAAVKKREDVHRMAEANKAFAHYRW